DNA sequence from the Asticcacaulis sp. AND118 genome:
GATCACCGACACGTCCTGCGGCACGCGGCGGCCATGTTTCTGAAGGGCCTGCATCGCCCCGATGGCCGGCAGGTCAGCCGTCGCAAACACCGCGTCGAAATCCGCCCCGCCGCTCAGCAGTCTCTCGACCGCCGCTGCCCCGTCTTCGCGCGAAATGAAACAGTCGGCCAGCAGCCCGTCATCGATGCTCAGCCCATTTTCCCGCAGGGCCCGCGCATAGCCGTCATAGCGGTCGCGGAATTCCGGATGGCTGGACGAAGCTTCGCCCAGAAAGGCGATGCGCCGCCGCCCCAGCCGGGTCAGATGCGACACGGCCTCATAGGCCCCCTGCGCATTATCCGAGCCGACGCTGTGTCCGGCGCCCGGCTTGACCAGCCCCCAGACGACCCAGGGCTCACCGATCTCGCTCAGCCCTTCCGCCTTGCGTACATAGTCGTCATAGTCCTTGTACCCCAGCAGGATCAGGCCGTCGGCGCGGCGTGCAAAGCCGTAATCATTGCTCCAGCTTTCGCTCTGCTGCTGCAGCGAGGTCAGGACGTCGTAGCCCTTGTGCGCGGCATATTTGAGGATCGCCCCCAGCAACGGCACGAAGAAGGGATTGATCGGATTGTCCTGATCGAGGTCTTCGGAGATCAGCACGGCTATGGTGTTGATCTTCTTCGACCGCAGCTTCCGCGCATTGACGTCGACCGTATAGTTGAGCTGCTGCGCCGCCTCGAAAACGCGTTTGCGCACATCTTCGGACACGGCCGCGGAATGGCTAAGCGCGCGCGACACCGTCGCCTGGGACACGCCCGCCAATGCCGCGATATCGAAGGATGTCGGTCGTTTGACCCCCACCGTAGCCTCCCTTTTTTTTGCGCAGCATAGCTGTATTCGGAATCGAACACTACTCCTTGACGTAAATGGTCTTCGCCCCGCCCTCGACCGTCGTGCCGTCGGTGCGCGTGGCGCGCAGCGACAGGGTGTGCGGCCCCGGTTTCAGCCCGGCCTTGTCCAGCCGGAAATCGAATTGCAGCTTCGGCCAGTGGGGATCGTAGCTCAGTTCGGAGGGCGTCTTGAAGCCTTCCGGATCGAGGCCGTAATTGCCCGGCGTCACCGGCTTGCCGTCGATCAGGACATCGACCTTGGTCACACCCTGCGCATCGGCGGCGATGCCGAAATAGTTGGTCTCGGCCGCGCCATCGAGGAACTGCCCGCGCGGCGGCTGAGCGATATAGAGTTCCGGCAACAGGGCGCAGGGAACAGCGGCGGCCGGCGTCACGGCGTCCTTGCGCACACGCGCCGTATAAAAGGCCACCACATTGCGCCCCGGCGGCAGTTCGACGCGCCTATGCAGCTTGATCTGATCGAAGCGCCGACACAGGGTGTTGCGGAATTTCAGTTCTTCCGGCTGATGGTAGAGATAGCTGGGCTCGGGCAGGACCAGCACCACGCCCTTGCCGGCCTGCGCCGTGATGAGGTCGTCGAAACCGAGGGCCCACGCCTGGCGCGCGGTGCCGAAACGCGAGAAGCGGTCATAGGGCTCGCCCAGCGTATAGAAGGCGCGCGTCGGCCGGTTGGGGAACTCCAGCCGCACGGCGGGGACGTGGCCCGACACGGCGACAGCGACCTGCGGACCGAAGCGCTGACGCGCCACAGCCTCGGCTTCGGTAAGCGTCGGGTGCAGCACGGTCCAGTTTTCATTACGCATGAAGTTCAGCGCCCGCCACTGCCACGGCAGTTTCGCCGTGTTGGCCCAGGCATATTCGTAGACAGTGATGCCGATGCCGGTGGCCAGCGCCAGCACGGGACCGAGCGCCAGCAAGACCTGCCGAATACGACGGCCATTGAACGACTTGGCGCGATCGACAAAGCCGATCAGCACGCCGGGCAGACCGGCCACCAGCGGCACATAAGCCAGAAACGGCCAGTGCGGCATGATCTGCGCATTGGCGGGCGACTGCAGGAAATAGAAGCCGAAGATGAAGGCCCCGACGATGCCCAGCAGGGCGATAGCCTTGCGTCGTTGATCCCACACCAGCTTTTTTGCCGCGAAGGCCAGACCGACGAAGAAGACCGGCGAGACCAGCCCGATCTGCTGATTGAGGAAGGCCGTCATCAGCTTCAGTTCGGGCCGCCAGACGGGACGATTGGTGACGTGGAAGGCGATGGCGGGCCAGTCGTTGAAGACGTTGTACAGCAGCGACGGGACAAACCCCAAGGCAGCCACGCCGCCCGTGGCCCAGAACTTCGGTCGCATCCACAGCTTGCGCCCGGCGGGCGTCAGCAGGGCGAACAACACGATGCCCGCGCCGGGAAACAGAAAGCGGAAGTGTACGAACAGACCCAGCGCGCCGCACAGGCCGGTCAGCAGCCACCACTTCCATTCGTCGGTCTTGAACGCCCGCAACAGGCATCCCAGCATCAGGGCCAGCAGCAGTTGCAGCAGGCCTTCCGGATAGAAGATGGTCCCCGACATCGACAGGGGCGGAATCAACAGCGACAGGATGGCGGCCCAGATGGCCTCGCGCGCCGGAACCACCGGTCGCGCCATGAACCAGATGGCGAAGGGAATGGCCGTGGCGATCAGCAGCGACAAGATACGCAGCGGCAGGACGTCGAGCCCGAAGATCACCGTCACCAATCGCGACAACAGAGGGAAGCCGGCGGGAATGTCGGGATAGCCGAGCGCCGGATAGAGTCCGGACACGGCGAAATGCCCCTCTTCCCAGATGACATTGGCCGTCACGGCGATGTAGAGCTTCCACAGGCAGATTACCGCGCCGATGATCAGGCCGGCGCGGATCAACGTCCGGTCGTCGCCGAACAAGGGCTTCTGTGCGCCCAGTTCCTCCGGCTCCTGGCCGATTTCGTACAGTTTCATTATCCGCGACCTCCCCTACCCTCTATAGCGGGGTTTGGGCGGGAGGCAATCAAAGTTAAAGCGCCCCCTATCCTACCTCCCTGCCTATGGCGGGGAGGGGGACCGCACGAGTCGAAGGCCGGATGTGGTGGTGGGGTGGCTTTGCGGTATCACCCCAACCCGAACCGTGCTAAATCTGCAAAAAAAGTTACAATTGCACCGAGTTTCTCATGCTCTCCGTCCTCGACATGTTCAAGATCGGCATTGGCCCTTCCTCATCACACACGGTTGGTCCCATGCGCATCACGCGCCGCGCCCTGATCGAAGCGAAGGCCGCAGGTGTCCTGACGCAGGCCGCGCGCGTGCGCGTCGAACTTCAGGGCTCGCTGGCGCTTACAGGCATAGGTCATGGCTCGGATAAGGCGGCAGTGCTGGGGCTTCTGGGCGCCGAGCCCGATCAGATCGATCCCGACTGGGCCGACGCCACCTACGAAGCGCTGAAAACCGCCAGCGAAATCACGCTCTACGAAGGCCCGACCGTGGGCTTCGACTATCGCCGCGATATCGACTTCCGTGGCGACATCACCCCACGCCTGCACCCAAACGGCATGAGCGTGCGGCTATACAACGCCAGCGGTGTGGAACTGTTCGAGCGCACCCTCTATTCGACCGGCGGCGGCTTCATCGCCTCGGCGGCGCAACTGTCGGCCCCCGCCGAAAACGACCGCATCAGCGTGGGGCAAAAAGCCGCTTTGCCCTTCACTTCCGGGGCGGAATTGCTGCACATTTGTGCGCAGCATAGATTGAACATCTACGACGTCGTTTTGGCCAACGAAGACGCCCGCCGCCCGCGCGCGGAGACCGATGCCGGGTTGAAGCGTATCTGGGACGTGATGGATTCCGGCATTAATCGCGGCCTGAAAACCACCGGCATCCTGCCTGGCGGCCTGAGCGTGCAACGCCGCGCGCCGCGCCTGTTCGAAACCCTGAACACCGAGGCGCATAACCAGGAATCCGAGCGCCTGTTCGACTGGCTCAACGTCTTCGCCATGGCCATCAACGAAGAAAACGCCGCCGGCGGGCGCGTCGTCACCGCCCCGACCAATGGCGCGGCGGGCATCATTCCGGCCCTTATCCGCTATTACTGCGCTTTTGACGGCTGGACGGATGAAAACACGCAGTCGGACGGTAAGATCGGACGCTTCCTGCTCACCGCCGCCGGCATCGGCATGATCTACAAACAGCGCGCCTCGCTGTCCGGAGCCGAGATGGGCTGTCAGGGCGAGGTCGGCGTCGCCTGCTCGATGGGCGCGGCGGGCCTTAGCGCCGTCTGGGGCGGCAGCGCGCCGCAGATCGAGCACGCCGCCGAAATCGGCATGGAGCACAATCTGGGCCTGACCTGCGATCCGGTCGGCGGACTGGTGCAGATCCCGTGCATCGAGCGCAACGCCATCGGCGCGGTGAAGGCCGCCAATGCCGCCCGCCTCAGTCTGCGCGACGAAGGTCCGCACAAGGTCACGCTGGATCAGGTTATCGAGACCATGCGTCAGACGGGCCTCGACATGTCGTCGAAATACAAGGAAACCTCGCAGGGCGGTCTGGCCGTGAATGTCGTGGAATGCTGAGTTTTTGGGCGCGCATCTGATCCCAAAAACCGCTGCACCCTTTTGGGGATGCGCTTATTTGGCAGTCGCAGCAATCGCACCGTCTTCCGGCATCCGCTTCAGGCAGACCGCCAGCCGCAACTTGAGCGCCTCGGCCTCTTCCTTCGCCAAAGCGGTCTTGACGGCCGCAGACGGCGCGGGCGCGAAGACGAAGCGTTCGGTGTGCTTCTCGGCGGTCTTGATGGCGGCTTCGGTATCGCTGACCGACTTTTTCGCGGCCTCCAGCCCTTCCGGCGACAAGTTGGGCGAACGCTCGACGCGGATGATCAGGCTGTCCATGATCTGATACTGACGGTCGCGGAGCACCTCGGCAATGGCGCGGCATTCGCTGGCCTCGGCCACGGTCAAAGACTTGTCTTCTCCCGTCGGCGCAGCCGGGTTCTGGGCCGCCGTCTGGGCCATGGCCATCGACATCAGGACTGAGGTCATACCCGCTATGACAGCGGCTGCTTTACGCACGAACGTCATGAGACCCCGCTACTTATAAGACCGTCGCTGGTACATCACTCCGGTGGCTCAACTATGGCAGGACTACATAGCCCCTGTCCACAAGCCAGTCCGACAAGCGCGACGGCCAGTCCTTAACCGATCGCAGGCTGGCGCGCTCTCCCATATTAAAGGCATGGCCGCCCGCCGCCAGAATGTGCGTTTCCACCGGCACGTCGGGCCAGTCGCCATAGAGCCGCGACAACCGCTCCAGCACGGCGAGCGGCCCGCGGTCGTCATGGGCGGTGAGGAAGAAGGCCTGGGGCGGCGCGACGGCAAAGCGATCCGGCACCCCCAAAGGCCCCGGATAGATTTCGATGATGAAGTCCGGCCGCGCGCTGAGCCGGTCGACGGGATCGACCGCCTTAGGGTCGCCCTCGAAGCCATGAAACGCCGTCATGTGCACCAGTTCGCCCCCGGCGGAAAAGGCCATGACGCCGATGCGCGTGATGCCGTATTCGGCGGCGTGGGCGCGGACCCAGCGCACGGCCCGTTTCAGGTCCGCCGCGCCGTGCGTTTCGATATCGTAGTCGGCGGCGGCATTGTCATTTTCGCGCCCCAACCGGTATTTTAGCGCAAAGGCCGTTACGCCGCGCGCCTGAAGGAACAGCGAGGGCTTCACCCCTTCGGAATTGAAGACGAGATTTTCATGCCCGCCGCCGGGCAGGACGATGATCGCCGTGCCGCTGTTGCGCGACGCCTGCGGACGAAAGACGGTCAGGGAGGGGTTATTGACGCCGCGCACCCACCAGTCGCCGGATTTTTCAGGCACATCGCGCAAGCCTTCGAAGCCGGGCGCCCCCTTGTCCCACAATGGACGGACCACAGACGCATCGGGCGCGGCCAGGGCTGGGGCCAGAACCAGCGTAACACTCAGTAGGCCAAGAGCAAACGCGGTGACAATGGCGCGCATGGTCGCCCTCCCTTTTATGATTTCGGGGAGCTTAGCCTATTTCAAAGGGCTGACAAGTTGCGCTCAGAGCGCGGTGGTCGCCGCCGACTCGACCGTGTAATCCGCGGCAAAGCGCAACTCCCGCAAGGGGCGCACCACGTCGATCGACTGCTGGTACAGCGGGTGTTCCTTATAGGCGCGCAGGGCCTCGACATCGGCGAATTCGCCGTAGACCACGACCTCTATGTCGTTGCCGAGCTGATCGACCTTTTCGTTGAAGGCGACCTCCAGCTTCTGGGCCTGGGGGATCTGCGTCAGCAGGGACAGGCCCTGACGGATACGGTCGCGGTCGGCGCTGTCCTTGCAGCTGAACATGACGATGTGACGCAGCATGGTAAAATCCGTACAAAATGTAACCGCCGCCCGTCATAAAGCGTCGGGCGGTGCAGTCAACTCCAATGACGGAAAAACCGGGTTTGCGTTCTTTAGGCGTGCTTGTGGCCGCGACGATGCAGGCGCGAATTGAGGTAGTGGGCGGCGGCGACCAGAGCGGCGCCGACAATGCTGATCAGGGTCTCATGCACGGCCATGGCCGGAATGAAGGCCGCGCCGCCCAGAAGCCCCAACCCCACAACCGCCAGAGCGGCGACAGTGGGCTTTTTCCAGCCGCCTGTGCGCCCCAGCGCCCAGACGCTCAGGGGCGCGGCAAGCAGGATCAGCACCTGATGCACCAGATGATCGCCCGCCACCTGACCCAGCACCGGCAGGGCGGCCACCGCGAACGGCAGCAGCAGACAGTGCGCCAGACACAGGCCCGACAAGCCTATGGCCGTGGCGTCCATCCAAGCTTTCTTTGGCCAGGAGTTCGGCTGGGGATCGGGAGCGATGGTCATACGGGATGAGGCTTCGGAAGAACGGGCTTCTGACATATGTTATACCGTAACTGTTTGCAAGGGGCGAGCCCAAAGATACGCGCCCCACTCATATGTTATATTATAACATTTTAAGCAAGTCCCCTCTCAGGTTTATTTCTCCCATTCCACGTGTACGACGCGGTAACCGTTGTCTTTCAAGGCTTTCAACATCTGCGGCAGGGACGCCGCCGTAATATCCTGACCGTCGTGCATCAAGATGATGCCGCCACCCTTGAGTTTCAACTGCGACAGCAGGCGCGCGGTGAGGATGTCCGCCGTCTGATCCGGCAGCCAGTCCTGAATGCCGAGATCGACCGACATGACGGTGACGCCCTGCGCCTTCAACTCCGACAACAGGGGCGCACTTTCGGCCAGAAACGGAAAGCGATAGGCCGGAGCCGCCGTGCCCAAGGTCGCGCTGTAGGCGTCCTGATTGGCCTTGAGATCGGCGCGCTGCTCTGACTCGCTCAGTTGCGACATATTCCGATGATTGAGGCTGTGCATGGCGGTCGAATGGCCCTCGGCTACGATGCGCCGCGCCAGATCGGGGTTTTTGACCATGTTTTCGCCGACCATGAAGAAGGTCGCCTTCACGCACTGATCGGCCAGCGCCGTGAGCACCGGCGGCGTCGATTCGGCGCGCGGGCCGTCGTCGAAGGTCAACACCACCTCGCCCGGTTTGAGCGGCAGCGGCCCGTGCTGCTCGGTGCCATAGGCCGCGCCCTCGCGCTTGAGCACCAGGGTCCGCGACGTGCCCAGCGCGTCCGCCCCGCAGGTTGAAGACGCGGCAAGGACCGACACCGGCAGACAGGCGGCCGCTACCGCGACGACAAGCGAACGAATCATGACAAACAAACTCCCCGAACCCTGATGACGGCGGGTCAATACCGCCGCGGTCTTATTTGCAGCCATATTGCCTGCATAATTCCCGGCTGAAAAGCCGTTACCGTTACCAAGGATGAGGCAAAAACCTAGAATGACCCGCGCCATTGCCGCCCTCTTCGCCGTCTGCCTCGCCGTCCTCAGCCTTTCCGCGCCCTCGATCGCTCAGGCCCATGCCCGCGCGGCGCTCGATACCGGCTGGCGCTTCCTCAAGGCGGATGCGAAAGGGGCGGAAGCGCCCGACTTTGACGACAGACAATGGCGCGTCGCCACCCTGCCCCACACGCCTAACGCCAGCGACGGCGAGGACGGTGCGACCGCCGGCGCCAGTGATTATTACCGCGGCACCATGTGGTATCGCAAAGACCTCGACCTGAAGGCCCTGCCCGCCACCAAACGCCTCTATCTGCAATTCGACGGCGCGGCGCTGGTCAGCGACGTCTTCGTCAACGGCAGGTTCGTCGGCCGTCACGAAGGCGGCTACGCCATCTTTCGTTTCGACATCAGCCGCTTCGTCACCGCGGGCCGCAATGTCGTCGCCGTGCGCGTGTCCAATGCCGTATGGCCGCACATCGCCCCGCCGGGCGGCGACTTCACCCTGTTCGGCGGCCTCTATCGGGGCGTCTCACTGATCGAAACGCGCGAAGCCGGTTTCGACTGGCTGGACAACGGGTCGCCCGCCGTGGCCGTCACGCCCGCCGACGTCTCGGCCCGCAGCGCCGATCTCAACATCCGCGTCGGCCTGCGCAACCATCGCGGCCGCACCGCGCGCCTGATCGTGCAGACGCGCATCTTCGACGCCACGGGCAAGCCGGTGCTCAGCCTGTCGAAATCCGTCAATGTCGCCGCCGGCGGCACGGCGCGCGCCGAACTGAAGGGCGAACTGAAAACCCCGCGCCTGTGGAACGGACGCAAGGACCCGTACCTCTATTCCGCCGTCACCGAAATCAGCGACGACAACGCCACGCTGGATCGTTCGTCTCTGGCCTTCGGCATCCGCACCGTCAGTTTCGACGCCCAGAAGGGCCTGTTGCTCAACGGGCAGCCCTATGAGGTCAATGGCGTCAATCTGCACGCCAGCCGCGCGGGCAAGGGGGGCGCGATTTCGCGTGCCGACATCGCCGAGGACTTCGACCTGATCGAAGAGATGGGCGCGACCGCCGTGCGGCTGGTCCACTATCAACACGCCCAGACCGCCTATGACGAAGCCGACCGCCGCGGCCTGCTGGTCCTGACCGAGATCCCGCTGGTGGGGCAACTGCCCGCCGTCACCGAGTTGCTGCGCGCCAATGCGGCGCAGCAATTGCGCGAACTGATCCGTCAGAACATCAACCACCCCTCGGTCATCGCCTGGGGCCTCGGCAACGAACTGCACGGCGACACGGCGACGGTCGCCGGCCTGTTCCGCGAACTGAATACCCTCGCCAAGGCCGAAGACCCGACCCGCCCGACCATCTACGCCCATTGCTGCGTCGCCGACGACGAAGCCCGCGCGCTGGTCACCGATCAGATCGGCTTCAACCGCTATTTCGGCTGGTATACGGAGCAGAAGGGCACGCTGGGCGAATGGGCCGACGCCTATCACAAGCGCTTCCCGACCAGACCCTTCGCCCTCACCGAATACGGCGCGGGCGGCAGCCTCGCCCATCAGGACGACACGCCCGGCGTGGTGGTTCCGGCTTCCGGCTGGCACCCGGAGTCGTATCAGTCTCTGTACCACGAAACCAACTGGGCCATGCTCAAGGCTCGCCCCTTCATCTGGGGCCGCTTCGTGTGGCAGATGTTCGACGCCGCTTCCGACGGGCGCAACGAAGGCGAACACGCAGGCATCAACGACAAGGGGCTGGTCTCCTACGACCGTCAGACGCGCAAGGATTCCTTCTGGTTCTACAAGGCCCAGTGGTCGAACGCCCCCGTTGTCTACATCACTTCGCGCCGCCTCACCGCCCGCACCGAGGCGCGCACCGACGTAAAAATCTACACCAACCAGCCGCAGATCACCCTGACCGTCAACGGCGTGAAACTGGCGACGCAAAACGCAGTCAACGGCGTCGTCGTCTTCAAGAGCGTGACTCTCAGCCCCGGCGTCAACAACCTGCAAGCCGAGAACGGCGCCTATTACGACCGCGTGCGCTGGGCCCTCAATCCGCCCGTCGAGTCACTTATCCCCACACCCGCGCGTTGAGGATGGTTCCCACTCTCAACGTCTATGGTTAAGGTGCGCGTCCAGACACACCTGTAACCCGGAGGACTCGCCAGTGCCACCCCGGCCCCGCCTTCAGGATATTGCCCGCATCGCCGGCATGTCGGTGGCCACCGTGTCGCGGGCCCTGTCCGACTCGCCGTCGGTCAACCGCGTCACCAAACGCCGCATCTGGTCCATTGCGCGCGAGCACAACTATTTCGCCGACGCCGACGCGCCGGTGCCGATGTCGGGGGCCAACGCCACCATCGCCATCGTCATCCCGCCGCCGCACGGCCGCGAAGGGCGTTTTTCCGACCCCTTCTATCTCGAAATGATCTCGGATGTGGGCGAAGCCGCGCGCGACATGGGTTGCGACCTGCTGCTGTCGCACCTGACGCCCAAGAACCAGCACGACCTGTCGTCGCTGATGCACAATATCCGCGCCGACGGCGTCATCTTTCTGGGGCAGTCCTATCTGCACGAACGCTTCAACCACCTAATGAAGTCGCATCGCAACTTCATCGTCTGGGGTGCCGAGATTCAGGGCCAGACCTATTGCAGCGTCGGCTCGGACAATCTGCACGGCGGCGCGCGCGCCACGGCGCATCTGGCGCGGCTGGGGCGCAAACGCATCGCCTATCTGGGCGATGTCGGCGAAGCGCCGGAGATGAAGCAGCGCTATCAGGGCTATCTCAACGCCCTGACCGAGGCGGGGCTCGACTTCGACCCGCAACTGATAGTCCCTTGTCACTTCGAGATGGAGTCGGCGCAGGCCGCCGTCACCCACCTGCTATACAAGGGCATCGCCTTCGACGGCATCTTTTCCGCCTCGGACATCATCGCGCTGGGGGCCATCAAGGGTCTGACGCGCGCCGGCCTCAAGGTGCCGCAGGACGTATCGGTCGTCGGCTACGACAATATCCAGCTCGCCGCCTATGCCCACCCCATGCTGACCACCATTTCGCAGGAACTGGCGCGCGCCGGCCGGCTGATGGTGTCGAAGCTGCTGGGGTCGCTGAACGAGGGCGAAATGCTGTCTGAACGCCTGTCGACCGAGTTGGTCGTGCGTGAATCCTGCGGCGGTTGAAACACAGGTTTCCGTTACGGAACAATGTTAGCGCTATCGTAAAATTTGCAGATTTTTGTAAAAATTTGCATTAAATTGCAAAAATAAAATCATCGATATTTAAACAGCGCGCCTCGCATTTTGCTCGCAAATGCGAGAAAACAAGGCCAAATTCGTCTTATTATCGCACAAATGGCCACAAATCGTAGCATTAGAGCCACAAACATCCTGAAAGCGCAGCGTAAAACACGGCAGAATTTTTCACTCAGTTGCAAAAAAATTAACTCCGTGTCATAGAACCGGCCAACACGGTCCGACAGAGACCGGTTTGAGAAGTCAGGGAACCAGAGCGTTGCCACGCGAACCAGAAGTGTTTGCGATCAATAAGAACAGTCAGGAAGGCTCTACATCATGAAAACTGGACACGGCACGTTCCGCCGCGCCACCCTGCTGTGCAGCGGGGCGGGCATTGCGCTCGTCACCTCGCTGGCACTGTCCGCGCCCGTCATGGCGCAGGACGCGCCCGCCGCGCAGCCCGAAGGTGAAGTTACCGAGGTGGTGGTCACCGGCATCCGCCGCGGCATCCAGAACGCCATCGCCACCAAGAAGAACAATTCGAGCATCGTCGAGGTCGTTTCGGCCGAAGACATCGGCAAACTGCCGGATCAGTCGATCGCCGAATCGATCTCGCGCCTGCCCGGCATCGCGGCTCAGCGCACCAATGGCCGCGCCCAGACCCTGTCGATCCGCGGCCTCGGCCCGGACTACACCGTCACCACGCTGAACGGCCGCGAACAGGTGTCGACCAACGACAACCGCTCGGTAGAGTTCGATCAGTACCCGTCGGAACTAATCTCTCAGGTGCTGGTCTACAAGACGCCGAACGCCTCGATGGTCACGCAGGGCATTGCCGGCACCGCCGATCTGCAAACCGTGCGCCCGCTCAGCTATGGCCGCAAGGTCATCGCGCTCAACGCGCGCAAGGAGTACAATTCCGAGGAAGCCGCCGTCGGCGGTCTGACCAACGAAGGCGAGCGCTATTCGATCAACTATGTCGATCAGTTCTTCGGCAAGACGCTGGGGGTCGCGCTCGGCTACGCCCACACCAAGTCGCCTTATCAGTTGACGCGTCTTGAGCCCTGGGGCGACGGCGACATGCCGACCCTCAGCAGCGGCGCCTTTGTGCCGGGCGGTCAGAAGAGCGCGGTTCAGTCTTCCAATCTCGAACGCGACGGCTATATCGCCGTGGTCGAGTGGAAGCCCAACGACCGCCTGCACATGACCTTCGACGGCTATTATTCGGAGTTCAGCGAACTCCAGAAGATCGCCCGTCTGGAATATCCGCTCTACTGGAGCTCGGCGACACTTCAGCCCGGCTACACCGTTACCGACGGCTATGTCACCAAAGGCGTCTTCACCGGCGTGAAGACGGTCGTCGAAAACTATACCAACAAGCGTGAATCGACGGTTCAGGCGCTGGGCTGGAACACGGTCTACCGTCTGAACGATCAGTGGGCGCTGACCGCCGACCTCTCGACGCAGAAG
Encoded proteins:
- a CDS encoding MerC domain-containing protein: MSEARSSEASSRMTIAPDPQPNSWPKKAWMDATAIGLSGLCLAHCLLLPFAVAALPVLGQVAGDHLVHQVLILLAAPLSVWALGRTGGWKKPTVAALAVVGLGLLGGAAFIPAMAVHETLISIVGAALVAAAHYLNSRLHRRGHKHA
- a CDS encoding glycoside hydrolase family 2 protein yields the protein MTRAIAALFAVCLAVLSLSAPSIAQAHARAALDTGWRFLKADAKGAEAPDFDDRQWRVATLPHTPNASDGEDGATAGASDYYRGTMWYRKDLDLKALPATKRLYLQFDGAALVSDVFVNGRFVGRHEGGYAIFRFDISRFVTAGRNVVAVRVSNAVWPHIAPPGGDFTLFGGLYRGVSLIETREAGFDWLDNGSPAVAVTPADVSARSADLNIRVGLRNHRGRTARLIVQTRIFDATGKPVLSLSKSVNVAAGGTARAELKGELKTPRLWNGRKDPYLYSAVTEISDDNATLDRSSLAFGIRTVSFDAQKGLLLNGQPYEVNGVNLHASRAGKGGAISRADIAEDFDLIEEMGATAVRLVHYQHAQTAYDEADRRGLLVLTEIPLVGQLPAVTELLRANAAQQLRELIRQNINHPSVIAWGLGNELHGDTATVAGLFRELNTLAKAEDPTRPTIYAHCCVADDEARALVTDQIGFNRYFGWYTEQKGTLGEWADAYHKRFPTRPFALTEYGAGGSLAHQDDTPGVVVPASGWHPESYQSLYHETNWAMLKARPFIWGRFVWQMFDAASDGRNEGEHAGINDKGLVSYDRQTRKDSFWFYKAQWSNAPVVYITSRRLTARTEARTDVKIYTNQPQITLTVNGVKLATQNAVNGVVVFKSVTLSPGVNNLQAENGAYYDRVRWALNPPVESLIPTPAR
- a CDS encoding polysaccharide deacetylase family protein, which produces MIRSLVVAVAAACLPVSVLAASSTCGADALGTSRTLVLKREGAAYGTEQHGPLPLKPGEVVLTFDDGPRAESTPPVLTALADQCVKATFFMVGENMVKNPDLARRIVAEGHSTAMHSLNHRNMSQLSESEQRADLKANQDAYSATLGTAAPAYRFPFLAESAPLLSELKAQGVTVMSVDLGIQDWLPDQTADILTARLLSQLKLKGGGIILMHDGQDITAASLPQMLKALKDNGYRVVHVEWEK
- a CDS encoding glycosyltransferase family 39 protein, producing the protein MKLYEIGQEPEELGAQKPLFGDDRTLIRAGLIIGAVICLWKLYIAVTANVIWEEGHFAVSGLYPALGYPDIPAGFPLLSRLVTVIFGLDVLPLRILSLLIATAIPFAIWFMARPVVPAREAIWAAILSLLIPPLSMSGTIFYPEGLLQLLLALMLGCLLRAFKTDEWKWWLLTGLCGALGLFVHFRFLFPGAGIVLFALLTPAGRKLWMRPKFWATGGVAALGFVPSLLYNVFNDWPAIAFHVTNRPVWRPELKLMTAFLNQQIGLVSPVFFVGLAFAAKKLVWDQRRKAIALLGIVGAFIFGFYFLQSPANAQIMPHWPFLAYVPLVAGLPGVLIGFVDRAKSFNGRRIRQVLLALGPVLALATGIGITVYEYAWANTAKLPWQWRALNFMRNENWTVLHPTLTEAEAVARQRFGPQVAVAVSGHVPAVRLEFPNRPTRAFYTLGEPYDRFSRFGTARQAWALGFDDLITAQAGKGVVLVLPEPSYLYHQPEELKFRNTLCRRFDQIKLHRRVELPPGRNVVAFYTARVRKDAVTPAAAVPCALLPELYIAQPPRGQFLDGAAETNYFGIAADAQGVTKVDVLIDGKPVTPGNYGLDPEGFKTPSELSYDPHWPKLQFDFRLDKAGLKPGPHTLSLRATRTDGTTVEGGAKTIYVKE
- a CDS encoding Dabb family protein — translated: MLRHIVMFSCKDSADRDRIRQGLSLLTQIPQAQKLEVAFNEKVDQLGNDIEVVVYGEFADVEALRAYKEHPLYQQSIDVVRPLRELRFAADYTVESAATTAL
- a CDS encoding L-serine ammonia-lyase, which produces MLSVLDMFKIGIGPSSSHTVGPMRITRRALIEAKAAGVLTQAARVRVELQGSLALTGIGHGSDKAAVLGLLGAEPDQIDPDWADATYEALKTASEITLYEGPTVGFDYRRDIDFRGDITPRLHPNGMSVRLYNASGVELFERTLYSTGGGFIASAAQLSAPAENDRISVGQKAALPFTSGAELLHICAQHRLNIYDVVLANEDARRPRAETDAGLKRIWDVMDSGINRGLKTTGILPGGLSVQRRAPRLFETLNTEAHNQESERLFDWLNVFAMAINEENAAGGRVVTAPTNGAAGIIPALIRYYCAFDGWTDENTQSDGKIGRFLLTAAGIGMIYKQRASLSGAEMGCQGEVGVACSMGAAGLSAVWGGSAPQIEHAAEIGMEHNLGLTCDPVGGLVQIPCIERNAIGAVKAANAARLSLRDEGPHKVTLDQVIETMRQTGLDMSSKYKETSQGGLAVNVVEC
- a CDS encoding alpha/beta hydrolase, whose protein sequence is MRAIVTAFALGLLSVTLVLAPALAAPDASVVRPLWDKGAPGFEGLRDVPEKSGDWWVRGVNNPSLTVFRPQASRNSGTAIIVLPGGGHENLVFNSEGVKPSLFLQARGVTAFALKYRLGRENDNAAADYDIETHGAADLKRAVRWVRAHAAEYGITRIGVMAFSAGGELVHMTAFHGFEGDPKAVDPVDRLSARPDFIIEIYPGPLGVPDRFAVAPPQAFFLTAHDDRGPLAVLERLSRLYGDWPDVPVETHILAAGGHAFNMGERASLRSVKDWPSRLSDWLVDRGYVVLP
- a CDS encoding LacI family DNA-binding transcriptional regulator, producing MGVKRPTSFDIAALAGVSQATVSRALSHSAAVSEDVRKRVFEAAQQLNYTVDVNARKLRSKKINTIAVLISEDLDQDNPINPFFVPLLGAILKYAAHKGYDVLTSLQQQSESWSNDYGFARRADGLILLGYKDYDDYVRKAEGLSEIGEPWVVWGLVKPGAGHSVGSDNAQGAYEAVSHLTRLGRRRIAFLGEASSSHPEFRDRYDGYARALRENGLSIDDGLLADCFISREDGAAAVERLLSGGADFDAVFATADLPAIGAMQALQKHGRRVPQDVSVIGFDDLWAAACTTPALSTVRQDTTAAAIALVDALDRMIADEPVEPVRVPTRLIIRESCGG